Proteins from a genomic interval of Thermoanaerobacterium thermosaccharolyticum DSM 571:
- a CDS encoding YggS family pyridoxal phosphate-dependent enzyme: MDIRLNLEEIKNNIEVHARKVNRNPDDILIMAVTKTVDVERIQEAIDNGITDIGENKVQELIDKYPALKDKVQFHFIGHLQTNKVKYIIDKVKMIHSLDSIHLAQEINKRAHSNNIVMDCLVEVNIGSEESKYGIDPLNVMDFIKSLESFDNIRIRGLMTVAPFMEPEQVRPYFKKMKELFDCAKSINQKNVDFKYLSMGMTNDYTVAVEEGSNIVRIGTGIFGKRLYNMEVK, translated from the coding sequence ATGGATATACGTTTGAATCTTGAAGAAATAAAAAATAACATTGAAGTACATGCACGAAAAGTAAATAGAAACCCAGACGATATTTTAATTATGGCTGTTACAAAAACGGTAGATGTAGAGAGAATACAGGAAGCAATAGACAATGGAATAACAGATATTGGCGAGAATAAGGTCCAAGAGCTAATCGATAAGTATCCTGCTTTAAAGGATAAAGTTCAGTTTCACTTTATAGGTCATCTCCAAACAAATAAAGTAAAGTACATTATTGATAAGGTAAAGATGATACATTCACTTGATAGTATACACCTTGCACAGGAAATTAATAAAAGAGCACATAGTAATAATATTGTAATGGATTGCCTTGTTGAAGTAAACATAGGATCAGAGGAATCTAAATATGGTATTGATCCTTTGAACGTAATGGATTTTATTAAAAGTCTCGAATCTTTCGATAATATTAGAATAAGGGGATTGATGACGGTAGCTCCATTTATGGAGCCAGAGCAGGTAAGACCATATTTTAAAAAGATGAAGGAATTATTTGACTGCGCCAAAAGCATCAATCAAAAAAATGTCGACTTTAAGTATTTATCTATGGGTATGACAAATGATTATACAGTTGCTGTTGAGGAGGGTTCCAATATAGTACGTATAGGTACAGGAATTTTTGGGAAAAGATTATATAATATGGAGGTAAAATAA
- a CDS encoding cell division protein SepF, with amino-acid sequence MAVKVIEKLMNFFGFDEPEDEGVEERVENEIPFDKKPKIVNIHTQSQIKVIILKPENFEQAQTILDNIKNKKPIIIDLQNMERNDAQRLIDFLSGAIFALNGEIKKIANSIFLIVPDNFDIAGDIQDEVDSMFNLK; translated from the coding sequence ATGGCTGTTAAAGTAATTGAAAAACTTATGAACTTTTTCGGGTTTGATGAACCGGAAGACGAAGGTGTAGAAGAAAGAGTGGAAAACGAGATACCGTTTGATAAAAAACCTAAGATAGTAAATATACATACTCAGTCTCAGATAAAAGTTATTATTTTAAAGCCAGAGAATTTTGAACAAGCACAAACTATACTAGATAATATAAAAAACAAAAAGCCAATAATTATAGATCTTCAAAACATGGAAAGAAATGATGCTCAAAGACTTATTGATTTTTTGAGTGGTGCAATTTTCGCTTTAAATGGTGAAATCAAGAAAATCGCTAATAGTATATTTTTAATCGTGCCAGATAATTTCGATATAGCAGGTGATATACAAGATGAAGTAGATTCTATGTTTAATCTAAAATAA
- a CDS encoding YggT family protein: MTTNYALVLTLNYFFEIVNWLILIRVILSLLRMENMSNPISRFVITVTEPILDPFRRLQFKSSIGRSMMIDFSPILAMLVIQYIIRPIIINIVSLI; this comes from the coding sequence TTGACAACAAATTATGCATTGGTGTTAACACTAAATTACTTTTTTGAAATTGTAAATTGGCTCATCTTAATAAGGGTGATACTATCTTTGTTAAGAATGGAAAATATGAGTAATCCTATATCACGATTTGTGATTACAGTCACAGAGCCTATATTGGATCCGTTTAGAAGATTACAATTTAAATCATCGATTGGACGAAGCATGATGATAGATTTTTCACCAATATTAGCGATGTTGGTTATACAGTATATTATAAGGCCAATTATAATTAATATAGTTTCATTAATATGA
- a CDS encoding RNA-binding protein: protein MDYSIARLEDIAKWVQKNKRDRYTDFLSLRDQKILLKLMTQFDDINCGFIGGFDAAERKIAHIYPKFRNAVDAYKAPISAIRINGDLSKLSHRDVLGSILGLGIKRDKVGDIIKRQESCDIVVHNDIASYILINLHKIGKERVNVYSINLDEIMEPEVKYDDINTTVASIRLDSIIASGFKLSRTKASELIKAGLAEVNWETKLEPSFEIKEGDIVSLRGRGRIKFEEIIGTTKKGRIYIHILKYK from the coding sequence ATGGATTACAGTATAGCAAGGCTAGAAGATATAGCAAAATGGGTTCAGAAAAATAAACGAGATAGGTATACCGATTTTTTAAGCTTGAGGGATCAAAAAATACTGCTAAAGTTGATGACACAATTTGACGATATAAATTGTGGGTTTATTGGCGGATTTGATGCAGCCGAAAGAAAGATAGCACATATATATCCCAAATTTAGAAACGCAGTAGATGCATACAAAGCACCGATAAGTGCCATTAGAATAAACGGTGATTTATCGAAATTATCCCATAGAGATGTGTTAGGCTCCATCCTTGGGTTAGGTATAAAAAGAGATAAAGTTGGCGATATAATAAAAAGACAAGAGAGTTGTGATATTGTTGTTCATAATGATATAGCCAGTTATATCTTGATAAATTTACATAAGATAGGCAAAGAGAGGGTTAATGTATACTCAATAAATTTGGATGAAATCATGGAGCCGGAAGTAAAATACGATGATATAAATACAACTGTTGCATCTATAAGATTAGACAGCATTATTGCTTCAGGATTTAAATTATCCAGGACGAAAGCATCTGAATTGATAAAAGCTGGTTTGGCCGAAGTTAATTGGGAAACGAAGTTAGAGCCTTCTTTTGAAATAAAAGAGGGTGATATTGTATCTTTAAGGGGTCGTGGAAGGATTAAATTTGAAGAAATTATTGGTACAACTAAAAAAGGAAGAATTTATATTCATATTTTAAAATACAAATAA
- a CDS encoding DivIVA domain-containing protein, producing MLTPMDIHNKEFKRSFRGYNENEVDEFLDKVMEDYELLYKENSDLKDRVNILNDKLQNYTDIEKTLNNTLVVAQKSAEDLKQNAKKEADLIIQQAHQEAEKIMQKANQEVVRIRTELENQKRKLNIFKAKFKALLEGELEAVLSIDDREFFDEEQDEKNDEE from the coding sequence ATGTTAACACCTATGGATATACATAACAAGGAATTTAAGCGGTCATTCAGGGGATATAATGAAAATGAAGTCGATGAATTTTTAGATAAAGTGATGGAAGATTATGAGCTACTGTATAAGGAGAATTCGGATCTGAAAGATAGGGTTAACATCTTAAACGATAAGTTGCAAAATTATACAGATATAGAAAAGACGCTAAATAATACTTTAGTCGTTGCACAAAAATCTGCAGAAGATTTAAAACAAAATGCAAAAAAAGAAGCTGACTTAATTATACAGCAGGCACATCAGGAAGCAGAAAAGATTATGCAAAAAGCAAATCAAGAAGTTGTGAGAATAAGGACGGAACTTGAAAATCAGAAAAGAAAGCTTAATATTTTTAAGGCTAAATTTAAGGCTCTTCTTGAAGGAGAACTAGAGGCTGTATTATCGATTGATGATAGAGAATTTTTTGACGAGGAGCAGGATGAGAAAAACGATGAGGAATAG
- a CDS encoding TM1266 family iron-only hydrogenase system putative regulator has protein sequence MRNRLAVIGILVLNRELTSEKVNRILSEYAHIIVGRMGIPYKERNVSIISIIVDGTTDDIGALTGKLGSIEGVKVKSAITI, from the coding sequence ATGAGGAATAGGCTTGCTGTAATCGGTATATTAGTTCTAAATAGAGAATTAACATCTGAGAAAGTAAATCGTATTTTAAGCGAGTATGCTCATATAATTGTTGGAAGAATGGGTATTCCGTATAAAGAAAGAAATGTGTCAATAATATCTATTATTGTTGACGGAACGACAGATGATATTGGAGCTTTAACTGGGAAGCTTGGAAGCATTGAAGGTGTCAAAGTGAAATCAGCTATTACTATTTAA
- the ileS gene encoding isoleucine--tRNA ligase, with product MDYNKTLNLPKTDFPMKANLPTREPEILKKWDDMDIYHKSLNKNKGKEKFILHDGPPYANGDIHLGTAMNKVLKDMIVKYKTMRGFDAPYVPGWDTHGLPIEQQAIKTLGIKRNEVGPVEFRKVCRDFAFSQIEKQKSQFIRLGVRGDWQNPYLTLKPEYEAKQIEVFGEMAKKGYIYKGLKPVYWCTDCETALAEAEIEYSDETSDSIYVKFRVIDDIGKFKGIVDDLNNLYFVIWTTTTWTIPANLAICLNPEFDYALAKYGKEIYIMAKDMLDDIERETGLENREIIATFKGKDLEGMRAKHPLFDRSSLIILGDHVTLEAGTGCVHTAPGHGEEDFIVGQKYGLEVLNPVDDKGCFTEKAGKYKGLFYADANKVIKEDLEKVNALLASKTLTHSYPHCWRCKNPVIFRATEQWFASVDGFRDEALNAIRKVNWIPEWGEDRITNMVRDRHDWCISRQRIWGVPIPIFYCKHCGKELINDDTINAVKKLFSEKGSDAWYEYTAEEILPKGTKCECGSTEFRKETDIMDVWFDSGSSHVAVLETTEGLRWPADLYLEGSDQHRGWFQSSLLTSVATRGMAPYKNVLTHGFVVDGEGRKMSKSLGNGIDPADVVKEYGADILRLWTVSADFTSDMRISKEILKQMTESYRKIRNTAKFLLSNLYDFDADKDALPYEELLDIDKWALYKFNELIKDVTSSFDRYEFYDFLHLVHTFCIVDMSNLYLDILKDRLYTFPAASKERRAAQTTLYTILDGFVRIIAPVLTFTADEIWSYMKHEANNNYESVQLADWPQPNDAYDNKEIVEKWNKLFDIRKDVSKALEISRANKEIGHSLEAQVDIYASNDLYEFLKQFEEDLNTVFIVSNTVLHNEDDNIPDNSYRSEDYNLTIKISHAPGEKCERCWMYSETVGTDKEHPTICARCASHI from the coding sequence ATGGATTATAACAAAACATTAAATTTGCCTAAGACAGATTTTCCAATGAAGGCAAATCTGCCTACAAGAGAGCCGGAGATATTAAAAAAATGGGATGATATGGATATATATCATAAATCATTAAATAAAAATAAGGGGAAGGAAAAATTTATTCTTCATGATGGACCGCCATATGCCAATGGGGATATACATCTTGGTACAGCCATGAATAAAGTTTTAAAAGATATGATTGTAAAATATAAAACAATGAGAGGCTTTGATGCACCATATGTGCCAGGTTGGGATACCCACGGTTTGCCAATTGAACAGCAGGCAATAAAAACACTGGGCATAAAAAGAAATGAAGTAGGTCCTGTTGAGTTTAGAAAGGTCTGTCGCGATTTTGCCTTTTCACAAATTGAAAAGCAAAAGTCGCAGTTTATAAGGTTAGGAGTCAGAGGTGACTGGCAAAACCCTTATTTGACATTAAAACCAGAATATGAAGCAAAGCAGATAGAAGTATTTGGTGAAATGGCTAAAAAAGGGTACATCTACAAGGGATTAAAACCTGTGTATTGGTGTACTGACTGCGAAACAGCTTTAGCAGAAGCTGAAATAGAATACTCAGATGAGACCTCAGATTCAATCTATGTTAAATTTAGAGTAATTGATGATATTGGAAAGTTCAAAGGAATTGTTGATGACCTAAATAATTTGTATTTTGTAATCTGGACTACGACAACTTGGACTATACCTGCCAACCTTGCTATATGTTTAAATCCGGAATTTGATTATGCGCTAGCTAAATATGGAAAAGAAATCTACATTATGGCGAAAGACATGCTTGATGATATAGAAAGGGAAACAGGCCTTGAGAATCGTGAGATAATTGCGACATTTAAAGGCAAAGATTTAGAAGGGATGAGAGCTAAACATCCTTTATTTGACAGAAGTTCGCTTATTATATTAGGTGATCATGTGACATTAGAAGCTGGTACAGGATGTGTTCATACTGCACCAGGCCATGGTGAAGAAGACTTTATAGTCGGACAGAAATATGGACTTGAAGTTTTGAATCCTGTTGATGATAAAGGGTGTTTTACGGAAAAAGCCGGGAAATACAAAGGATTATTCTATGCTGATGCCAATAAAGTCATAAAAGAGGATTTGGAAAAAGTCAATGCTTTATTAGCGTCAAAAACACTAACTCACTCGTATCCACATTGCTGGAGATGCAAAAATCCTGTTATATTCCGTGCTACAGAGCAATGGTTTGCTTCTGTTGATGGGTTTAGAGATGAAGCTTTAAATGCAATAAGAAAAGTAAACTGGATTCCTGAATGGGGCGAAGACAGGATTACAAATATGGTTAGAGATAGACATGACTGGTGCATCTCGAGGCAGAGGATATGGGGTGTTCCGATTCCAATTTTCTATTGTAAACATTGTGGAAAAGAATTGATTAATGATGATACAATAAATGCAGTTAAAAAATTGTTTAGTGAAAAAGGCTCTGATGCTTGGTATGAGTATACAGCAGAAGAAATATTGCCGAAGGGTACAAAATGTGAATGTGGCTCTACAGAGTTTAGAAAAGAAACAGATATAATGGATGTTTGGTTTGATTCTGGTTCAAGCCATGTGGCAGTTTTAGAAACTACTGAAGGTCTTAGGTGGCCTGCAGATTTATACCTTGAGGGTTCTGACCAGCATAGAGGATGGTTCCAGTCATCGCTTCTGACATCTGTTGCCACAAGAGGAATGGCACCATATAAAAACGTGTTGACACATGGATTTGTCGTAGACGGTGAAGGACGCAAGATGTCAAAATCTCTTGGAAACGGTATAGATCCTGCTGATGTAGTAAAAGAGTACGGAGCAGATATATTAAGACTGTGGACCGTTTCTGCTGATTTTACTTCTGACATGAGAATATCAAAAGAAATTTTAAAGCAGATGACGGAATCATACAGGAAGATAAGGAATACGGCTAAGTTCCTTTTAAGCAATTTGTACGATTTTGATGCTGATAAAGACGCTTTGCCGTACGAAGAGCTTCTTGATATAGACAAATGGGCCCTTTACAAGTTCAATGAGCTTATTAAGGATGTAACGTCGTCTTTTGATAGATATGAATTTTACGATTTTTTGCATCTTGTTCACACGTTCTGCATTGTAGATATGAGCAACTTGTATCTTGACATACTAAAGGACAGGCTCTACACTTTCCCTGCTGCATCTAAAGAAAGGCGAGCAGCTCAGACGACGTTATATACAATATTAGACGGTTTTGTACGAATCATAGCACCAGTATTGACATTTACAGCAGACGAGATATGGAGCTATATGAAGCATGAAGCAAATAATAATTACGAAAGCGTTCAATTAGCTGATTGGCCGCAGCCTAATGATGCATATGATAATAAAGAAATAGTCGAAAAGTGGAACAAATTATTTGACATAAGAAAAGATGTTTCAAAAGCTTTAGAGATATCACGTGCCAATAAAGAAATAGGTCACTCATTAGAAGCACAGGTTGATATATACGCATCAAACGATTTGTACGAATTTTTGAAGCAGTTTGAAGAAGATCTTAATACGGTATTTATCGTATCGAATACGGTTCTTCATAATGAGGATGACAATATACCTGATAATTCATATAGAAGTGAAGATTATAATCTAACAATTAAAATTAGCCATGCGCCAGGTGAAAAATGTGAAAGATGCTGGATGTACAGTGAAACAGTAGGAACAGATAAAGAACATCCAACGATTTGTGCAAGGTGTGCTTCACATATTTAA
- a CDS encoding 5'-methylthioadenosine/adenosylhomocysteine nucleosidase, producing MNKIGLIGAMEEEIDILKHFISNVEIINRADMVFYKGILNGLDTVLVRSGIGKVNAAIAAQILISEFNVDYIINTGVAGGIKSGINVGDIVISSDAIEHDFDTTAFGDELGVIPRMKTSVFKADKYLIDIALKAANDNIDGKAYVGRIVSGDRFVSSKEEARRLGQQFNAYAVEMEGAAIAHTAYLNNIPFVIIRSISDNADGNATSDFNLFVKKASIVSSNLVKEMINMIKEI from the coding sequence GTGAATAAGATAGGGCTTATCGGTGCTATGGAAGAAGAGATTGATATACTTAAACATTTTATCAGCAATGTAGAGATTATAAATCGCGCAGACATGGTCTTTTATAAAGGAATTCTGAATGGATTAGATACAGTATTAGTCAGATCAGGTATAGGAAAGGTAAATGCAGCTATAGCAGCGCAAATATTGATATCTGAATTTAATGTTGACTATATAATAAATACTGGTGTTGCTGGGGGAATAAAAAGCGGCATAAACGTAGGGGACATAGTCATATCATCTGATGCGATAGAGCATGATTTTGACACGACAGCATTTGGTGATGAATTAGGAGTTATACCGCGGATGAAGACTAGTGTATTTAAAGCAGACAAATATCTGATTGATATAGCGCTTAAAGCAGCTAATGACAATATAGATGGAAAAGCTTATGTTGGAAGAATTGTATCCGGCGATAGATTTGTGTCATCGAAAGAGGAAGCGAGAAGGCTAGGACAGCAATTTAATGCATATGCGGTTGAGATGGAAGGTGCTGCAATTGCCCATACTGCGTATCTTAACAATATACCATTTGTTATAATAAGAAGCATTTCAGATAATGCGGATGGGAATGCTACAAGCGATTTTAATCTATTTGTTAAAAAGGCTTCTATAGTATCCAGCAATTTAGTAAAAGAAATGATAAACATGATTAAGGAGATATGA
- a CDS encoding thiamine-binding protein, with protein MNVVNISLQVLPVVEEEMIYPVVDKVIEYIKSTGVKYFVSPMETTMEGDIDILLDIVKKAQDICVKEGAKRVISIVKIDYKPDGVTIDEKMNKYISQ; from the coding sequence ATGAATGTAGTAAACATAAGTTTACAAGTATTACCGGTTGTTGAAGAAGAAATGATTTATCCTGTTGTAGATAAAGTAATTGAATACATAAAATCGACAGGTGTTAAGTATTTTGTAAGCCCTATGGAGACTACTATGGAAGGTGACATTGACATTCTTTTAGATATTGTAAAGAAAGCGCAAGACATATGTGTAAAGGAAGGCGCAAAAAGAGTTATCTCTATTGTAAAAATAGATTATAAGCCAGATGGAGTAACAATAGATGAGAAGATGAATAAATATATATCACAGTAA